The Flavobacterium piscisymbiosum genome includes a region encoding these proteins:
- a CDS encoding tetratricopeptide repeat-containing sensor histidine kinase, whose amino-acid sequence MNYFEVAIEKKANSLKNDINFKKAQSFFFKKEWDSTLVYSMKQLNTNTDLETKQYCHYFRGYSLIEKGLYNQARIEFNQINKSFQYYYLVDNSIGVLFYYEKKFEKATIHYLKAEKEILNHKDESKIADLYANIGICYLHLNQFDKAEFYLKKDALLNPKQITKSVIQSNINIANLYYLQYKDQQAIHYFEKAYNLSKNIKDFKLKENTTFNMAIVEENRGDFKKALVYRKESEKWKDSLNNQNKIWAVADFEKKFAVAQKQKQIKVLEVENKLKDTQRNSLFFAAIGLLLILTGGVYLYGQKVKNAKTILLQKNKLDELNATKDQLFSIVSHDLRSSVNALKTSNAKLSATLETKNYDELHQLIIQNSTIANGAYSLLDNLLHWAMLQTKQLYFHKESIHLYSIVQQIEYNYKPLLLDKAITFENSVSKNIFIFVDLDSLKIVLRNLLDNAIKFSNENGKISFYTQETNPDFCDLIIEDNGIGMSENTIKELLQEGELLAKKSNSEIIGTGLGLQLCKQMIKKNSGTLVIESEINKGTKMILSFPKTIA is encoded by the coding sequence ATGAATTATTTTGAAGTTGCCATTGAAAAAAAAGCAAATTCATTAAAAAATGACATTAATTTTAAAAAAGCACAAAGCTTTTTTTTTAAAAAAGAGTGGGATTCAACATTGGTATATTCAATGAAACAATTAAACACTAACACTGATTTAGAAACAAAACAATACTGTCATTATTTTAGAGGCTATTCACTAATTGAAAAAGGACTTTACAATCAAGCACGAATTGAATTTAATCAAATAAACAAATCTTTCCAATATTATTATTTAGTAGATAATAGTATTGGAGTTTTGTTTTATTATGAAAAAAAATTTGAAAAAGCTACCATTCACTACCTAAAAGCAGAAAAAGAAATACTAAACCATAAAGACGAAAGTAAAATAGCTGATTTATATGCAAATATTGGAATATGTTATTTGCATTTAAATCAATTTGATAAAGCAGAGTTTTATTTAAAAAAAGACGCTCTTTTAAATCCTAAGCAAATTACAAAAAGTGTAATTCAATCCAATATAAACATTGCAAATCTCTATTATCTACAATATAAAGACCAACAAGCTATACACTATTTTGAAAAAGCATATAACTTATCTAAAAATATAAAAGATTTCAAGTTAAAAGAAAATACCACCTTCAACATGGCTATTGTAGAAGAAAATAGAGGCGATTTCAAAAAAGCTCTTGTTTATAGAAAGGAATCCGAAAAATGGAAAGATTCTCTAAACAATCAAAACAAAATATGGGCGGTCGCTGATTTTGAGAAAAAATTTGCTGTCGCTCAAAAACAAAAACAAATTAAAGTATTAGAAGTCGAAAACAAGTTAAAAGATACGCAACGTAACAGTTTGTTTTTTGCCGCAATAGGCTTATTATTAATTTTAACCGGAGGAGTTTACTTATACGGTCAAAAAGTAAAAAATGCAAAAACTATTTTACTTCAAAAAAATAAACTCGATGAACTTAATGCAACTAAAGATCAGTTATTTTCTATCGTTAGCCATGATTTACGTTCATCAGTAAATGCATTAAAAACGAGCAATGCTAAATTATCTGCTACACTCGAAACTAAAAATTATGATGAGCTACATCAGCTTATCATCCAAAATAGTACTATCGCCAATGGCGCTTACAGTTTATTAGATAACTTACTGCATTGGGCGATGCTACAAACCAAACAATTGTACTTTCATAAGGAATCTATTCATTTGTATTCTATTGTACAGCAAATCGAATACAACTACAAACCTTTGCTACTGGACAAAGCCATTACTTTTGAGAATTCGGTATCGAAAAATATTTTTATTTTTGTAGATCTTGATTCTTTAAAAATTGTACTTCGAAATTTATTAGATAATGCTATTAAATTTTCTAATGAAAACGGTAAAATCAGTTTTTACACTCAGGAAACCAATCCTGATTTTTGCGATCTTATAATCGAAGATAACGGAATTGGAATGAGCGAAAACACTATTAAAGAGCTACTACAAGAAGGAGAACTTTTAGCTAAAAAAAGCAACTCAGAAATTATAGGAACGGGTTTAGGATTGCAGTTGTGCAAACAAATGATCAAAAAAAATAGCGGTACTTTAGTTATAGAAAGTGAGATTAACAAGGGAACTAAAATGATATTGAGCTTCCCGAAAACAATTGCTTAA